The proteins below come from a single Caenibius sp. WL genomic window:
- a CDS encoding GFA family protein has product MTSATAHPPSQVRTGGCLCGAVRYEADWPPQALVTCHCTNCQKQAGSALSVVAVLARDGLRVDGELNTYEDRGASGQPVWRRFCPRCGSPVITDTPAVAQQGLIFLKAGTLDETADLVPTLHYWTRSAQGWFPFNSGTIACLETQ; this is encoded by the coding sequence ATGACCAGCGCGACCGCACATCCGCCGTCCCAGGTGCGCACGGGCGGCTGCCTGTGCGGCGCGGTTCGGTACGAAGCGGACTGGCCGCCGCAGGCGCTTGTCACCTGCCATTGCACCAACTGCCAGAAACAGGCGGGATCGGCCTTGTCGGTTGTTGCGGTGCTTGCCCGCGATGGCCTGCGCGTGGACGGCGAACTCAACACCTATGAAGATCGCGGCGCCAGCGGACAACCGGTCTGGCGGCGGTTCTGCCCCCGCTGCGGCTCACCGGTGATAACCGACACCCCGGCAGTGGCGCAACAAGGGCTGATTTTTCTCAAAGCCGGAACGCTGGATGAAACCGCCGATCTGGTTCCCACTCTGCATTACTGGACGCGCAGCGCGCAGGGATGGTTCCCCTTCAAC